A section of the Burkholderia mallei ATCC 23344 genome encodes:
- a CDS encoding MarR family winged helix-turn-helix transcriptional regulator codes for MDRAAHAVEQWRRERPDLDPSPMIVLGRLQEAALVIARDRLNPLFARYGLQPGEFDVLATLRRSGAPYALTPTALYDAAMISSGSMTNRIDRLEKAGWVERRPNPADGRGTLVALTPAGLALIDDAVVAHVGNQQRALSALSDAEQRQLAKLLGKLLQGQADER; via the coding sequence ATGGATCGCGCAGCCCATGCGGTCGAGCAATGGCGCCGCGAGCGCCCGGATCTCGATCCTTCGCCGATGATCGTGCTCGGGCGGTTGCAGGAGGCGGCGCTCGTCATCGCGCGCGACAGGCTCAACCCGCTTTTCGCGCGCTACGGCCTGCAGCCGGGCGAGTTCGACGTGCTCGCGACGCTTCGGCGCAGCGGCGCGCCGTACGCGCTCACGCCGACGGCGCTCTACGACGCGGCGATGATCTCGTCGGGCAGCATGACCAACCGGATCGACCGGCTCGAGAAGGCGGGGTGGGTCGAGCGGCGCCCGAACCCGGCGGACGGACGCGGCACGCTCGTCGCGCTGACGCCCGCGGGGCTCGCGCTGATCGACGACGCGGTCGTCGCGCACGTCGGGAATCAGCAGCGCGCGCTATCGGCGCTCAGCGACGCGGAGCAGCGCCAGCTCGCGAAGCTGCTCGGCAAGCTACTGCAAGGGCAGGCCGACGAACGCTGA